A window of bacterium genomic DNA:
CAACAACCGGAGTCATGTAAAGAAAAGAGACAGCATGGCTTGCCGGCCGGGTTGAAAGCACATAGGACCAGCAAAAGAAGCCAATCACAGTGGAAAAGATGCTTAGAAAAAGAATCGCGCCAATCGCAGCGATGCCGGCTGTTTCGGTTTTGATGACAGCGCCAGGAAAGAATGGAAACAGGAAAAGTGATCCTGCCCAAATCATATAAGAGGCCAGCTCCGCCGGTGCGTACTTTTTTAAAAGAGGTTTTTGGATTACAAAATAACCTGCATGGCACAGAGCTGCGATGACGATCAGGATGGCGCCCCGGTTAAAGGTAATGCCTCCACTCTCACCAAGCGCAATCAAAGTTGTTCCAGTTAAACTGATCGCCGTTCCGAACCAGATCCCTTTTCTTAACTGTTCTTTCAAAAAAAGGTTCGCCAGCAGAATCGTATAGATCGGTGCTGTGTTGATGATCAGGCATGCGGCACCCGCAGTAACCGATTTTTGGCCCATGCTGAGCGCGAGTTGATAGACAGATATGCCAATGAAACCGCAGAGACAAATAGACGGCAGGTCCTGCAGCCTGGGCAGAGTAGAGCGCCGAAGAACCGCGACAACGATTAGAATGACGGAACTGACCATGAAACGCAGACTCA
This region includes:
- a CDS encoding EamA family transporter, producing MGSQKRVLVMLAVSGTVLFWGSAFVAIRAALRDYDAGQLVSLRFMVSSVILIVVAVLRRSTLPRLQDLPSICLCGFIGISVYQLALSMGQKSVTAGAACLIINTAPIYTILLANLFLKEQLRKGIWFGTAISLTGTTLIALGESGGITFNRGAILIVIAALCHAGYFVIQKPLLKKYAPAELASYMIWAGSLFLFPFFPGAVIKTETAGIAAIGAILFLSIFSTVIGFFCWSYVLSTRPASHAVSFLYMTPVVAVLLEWIIFHELPRFPTAFGGLLSLGGVIVVNSPRRS